The following coding sequences lie in one Polyodon spathula isolate WHYD16114869_AA chromosome 37, ASM1765450v1, whole genome shotgun sequence genomic window:
- the LOC121304383 gene encoding RING finger protein 225-like, with protein sequence MTSREGDVVSKTNTSHSAPEDPGCDSSALECTVCFCPYDNVFKAPKVLSCLHTFCLECLARINVSSEKNKTLVCPLCREETQLEAKKGLTDLPNNLELIGKLAPEMQGAVSVRFNRSKGRLWVKKKVDPASLIKPSKVDSVSLSLDVGRPPSRVRTEASRLLFSTCTFYTAIATIVVVTVALVLSGILIFVLVPKLQPSQLKPNQAVTPINNISNSTQI encoded by the coding sequence ATGACTTCAAGAGAGGGCGATGTAGTCAGCAAAACCAACACGAGCCACTCGGCGCCGGAGGACCCCGGCTGTGATTCCTCGGCGCTCGAGTGCACCGTGTGCTTCTGCCCCTACGACAATGTCTTCAAGGCCCCCAAAGTCCTAAGCTGCCTCCATACCTTTTGCCTGGAGTGCTTGGCCCGCATCAACGTTTCCTCTGAGAAAAACAAGACCCTGGTTTGCCCGTTATGCCGCGAGGAAACCCAGCTGGAAGCAAAGAAGGGGCTGACTGACCTGCCCAACAACCTGGAGCTGATCGGCAAGCTGGCCCCGGAGATGCAGGGTGCCGTCTCGGTGAGGTTTAACCGAAGCAAAGGCCGTCTGTGGGTAAAAAAGAAGGTAGACCCTGCCTCCCTGATCAAGCCCAGCAAGGTGGACAGCGTCAGCCTCTCTTTGGATGTTGGCCGCCCCCCTTCCAGGGTCAGGACCGAGGCCTCCAGGCTGCTCTTTTCTACCTGTACCTTCTACACTGCCATCGCTACCATAGTCGTGGTGACCGTGGCTCTGGTCCTGTCTGGGATTCTTATATTCGTGCTGGTTCCCAAGTTACAGCCTAGCCAGCTTAAGCCCAACCAAGCTGTCACACCCATTAATAATATATCCAACAGCACTCAGATTTAA